The Astatotilapia calliptera chromosome 2, fAstCal1.2, whole genome shotgun sequence genome includes a window with the following:
- the LOC113009337 gene encoding uncharacterized protein LOC113009337: protein MIVLWMTLFVLRQGYSLVPVKTVQLGQPVTLTCALPKGLQSGEVHWYKQNHGDTLKLIMTSFKSTPAQYGPAFSRSRFEEHNDNNFSNVTILKTVQEDEGIYHCGLTEWIRTNWSGTYLFVKGNNQKASVVVQQLTGSNPIHPGDTVTFQCSVSHSVNKTCPGGLRVLWFRDRSHESHPVIYANTHNECEKRSDTQRTCVYHFSKNVSSSDGGTYYCAVATCGEILFGNGTTLELGMILCSVLVFILQIC from the exons ATGATCGTCTTATGGATGACATTGTTTGTTCTTCGGCAAGGAT attCTCTGGTTCCAGTGAAAACAGTTCAACTTGGTCAACCAGTGACCTTAACATGTGCTTTGCCCAAAGGGCTCCAGAGTGGAGAAGTCCACTGGTACAAGCAGAATCACGGGGATACCCTAAAGTTAATTATGACATCGTTTAAATCTACACCAGCGCAATATGGTCCTGCATTTTCTAGATCAAGATTTGAGGAACATAATGATAACAATTTCAGCAATGTGACTATTTTGAAGACCGTCCAAGAGGACGAGGGAATCTATCACTGTGGGCTCACAGAGTGGATTAGGACTAACTGGAGTGGCACATATTTGTTTGTAAAAG gaaacaaTCAGAAAGCATCAGTAGTTGTTCAACAGCTGACAGGATCAAATCCAATCCATCCAGGAGACACAGTGACTTTCCAGTGTTCAGTCTCTCACTCTGTCAACAAGACGTGTCCAGGAGGTCTCAGAGTTCTTTGGTTCAGAGACAGATCTCATGAATCTCATCCAGTCATTTACGCTAATACACATAATGAATGTGAGAAAAGATCTGATACTCAGAGGACATGTGTTTATCACTTCTCTAAGAACGTCAGCTCCTCTGATGGAGGGACTTACTACTGCGCTGTGGCCACATGTGGAGAGATATTATTTGGAAATGGGACTACACTCGAACTTGGTATGATTTTGTGTTCAGTACTGGTGTTTATACttcaaatatgttaa